In Colletotrichum higginsianum IMI 349063 chromosome 1, whole genome shotgun sequence, the DNA window TTGTATATAGGGATACATTGTGTTATCAGCGTTTGATGGTAAAGGTCTTTCAGGCCAGGTCCTAGGAGCAGTTGAAGCTGCTGTTTGACATCTCGCCATGGCTACTGGGATCGATACCTACTAGGATAGGGAAAAGGACCTCTCGGAGTAGGACAAAGCAAGCCCTGCAGCATGCCCGCTGTCAATTTAAACCCCGTCAGCTAACATCGGCCAGGAGGGGATTATATTAGGGTCTAATGTCTATGGGGCGCATAGGAGGCATTGGAGGGGCCTTGGTTGCAGGGATTAGTTGGCATGTCTATTTTCTGTTGAGTCATTAAAGGGCTTCTGGCGAGCCTGAGGCTTTAGGAGGTCGGATTTGAATAATCATCCTTACCTATATATACCCTTGGGCATCAACATCGACTCTTTCACTCTGTGCGACCAGCGAGCCTGATACTCTCGCATCAATTGTCCTCTGTTTCCTCTACATTTTCACTTTGAATGTCACTACACTTTATTTGAAGAGCCACAATGATCTCATCTAAACTTTTTACTGCTCTAGGTCTATTCATCCTCTCCCAGACGACTTTAGCCTCTGATCTTCCCCGCCAGGGCAGCTGCTACGAAACGTCTACTCCAATCGTTACTCTTTATGAAAAACTGTGCACCAACTTTCCTCACCCGACATGCCCGGCTGGCCAGCGGGTTGGCCGTTGGCTCGGTTACGTAGAGGATTGTAGCCGTTATCCTAATAAATGCAATTGCAGTCGAAAAGTAGGCGATCTGGATTCCTAATTGGTGCCTACCTATACTGATCATACACAAGTTTGAGTGCTGCACTCGATAAGCACCAAAGGCCTTGGGGATTGGATAAATCGGCCTGGCTTGGCTGGCTGCTTAGCAGTCGCGTAGGGACGCCCGCAGGCTTCATCTCAAGCATTTGGCCGCGTGGAAGCCGGGCACCCAACAGAAAGCCTGCCAAGGAGAGGGGTTAGTTGAGCGAATGGAGTCATCTGGGCGCGCACAAGAATTGTTCCACCTACAGACAACTCAAACAAACACCAGAACACCTCACTACCTAGGCTTTCTTCAACTAAACTCCATTACACCTTCTCAGTTTGTAACATCTACATGTTTTCTCTAGCTCTGCCTATATAAGCCTTTTGGATAGCTGGCCAGACTCCTGCAGTGGTTCAAAAATCGTTTGTCGTCTTTATCTATAGCTTTGGCAGTGCTCTCGTGTTAGCCCCGCGTCGAAGGGCGCGTTGATGACAACTCTGACGTCAACTGCCATGTCTCACAGAAACCTGTCATAAAAGCGGACGTTCTcacttctttctttcttctaaTTCAGCCCGGCTTTTTTGACAAATGTTGATCCAAATGGTTCGAGTCTATTAGTCATTACACGCGCCAGGACCGAATACTAACCCTATCACCGACAACTCCAACGAAATATCCCACCATTCAACTCAACCCTCCCTCCTACCAGCCTCCACAACGACATCGTCAAACAGCCAAGTCGCTTGACCAAAGTTCGACATGTCATCATCAGACCTAGGCCCTAAGCCGAAAATAATCACCGGGGGCTGCCTCTGCGGCGCCCTCCGCTACACAATCACCTTCCCCGAGTCCCACGACTTCGCCTCCGACGCGTTGACCTGCCAGTGCACGCAGTGCCGCAAGCAGTCGggcgccctcttcgtcgccttcCACCGCGCGCCGTGGCCCTTCCGGTGGTCCACAGCCGCTGGCACCCGTACCCTGAAGGAGTTTAGCATAACGCCCGTCGCGAAGCGGGGATTCTGCACCGAGTGCAGCTCGTGGCTGTACTaccgcgccgaggaggagcccTGGGCGAGTCTGTGCGTCGGGACGGTCGACCAGGAGGTCCTCATCGGGTcgtcgggcggcggcaacaacgAAGGAGGAGGGTTCGGGCGGGCGTTGGTGAACGGGCTCGGCGGGCATGAGTGGTGCGAGAACGAGATCCTCGGGGTGACGGATGATATTCCCTTGTTGAGGAAGGGGTTAAGGAATCAGACGAGCGGAGGGGAGAGCACGATTGCCAAGGCCAAGCTGTAACAAGGCCGTTCGTTGCATGTTTATAAGAAGAGAGGAAAAGATCCGAGATATTCAGAGCTTAAAAGAAACTAGTGTCTGCAGGGGTTTTTTCAACTTTCACTACATAACGTTTGGTCTTTTAAACTCTATTTGTCTTAACGTACATACATGCATAGCAAGTCGCGGATCATAGCAAGTCGCATATCTCTTATCACTAGCAAAAGCCCTATTTTCACCTATTTATTAAAAACCGAATTCTTAACTAAAAAAGGCCTAATTTTGAGATTTAAACTACAATAAGACTTAGAATATAGtaaataatagtatagaaATTATTATCCCTCTCTAATTCTAAGTTTatagtaatcctcttatctagagacctagataagaggtagGGCTATTTAATAAGGCTAGGGTAggacaataatttctacacTATTATTTACTATATTCTAACTCTTATTGGAGCTTGAATCTTAAAACTAGGCCTTTTTTAGTTAAGAATTCAGTTTTTAATAAATAGGTGAAAATAGGGCTTTTGCTAGCAATAAGAGATATGCGACTCGCTATGATCCgcgactcgctatgcgtgtacgttacCTGAAGCTTTTATATtttttatatttaatatGAAAGTTAATGGGCGTATTTGGTAATTCGGTGCACACTCTCTAGTAGGCAAGGGGTATATCGTCGGCCTATGCGCCCTCAAACGCACAAGCACACGACTACTGTGGTGAGGATGCGAAGGGTGCGGATGCGGCGGTGTGCGGCGATCGGGTCGGTGTagatgccgagggcggcggcgcggccggcCTCGGTGTCGGAATCGTCGTAGGGCCCCGAGCCAGCAGTGTTGAATCCGACGGCGCAGCGGAACGGGACTAGGTTGGACAGGGTTGGCCTGCTGTCGCATGGGAGGAGATTGCGAGGTAGAAGAGGAAAgtcttcgtcgccggggGTGGGGTGGAATAAGTTTCGACATGATGGTACGGTAGTTATTTCGGCAGTCGCTGGACGGTAGGGACGTAGACTGTCGACGTAATCCTTCAGTCGGACGTGGGGATAGATGTGTCAAGTATGGCCTCCTAAGGCGCGTCCTCTCTGTTTTAAGTTGAGGAAGACATAGTTTCCCTTATTAATAGGTTCATTATTATTAAGATACTCTTGCGCAGATATTCGATCGCAATAAGCATTGAATTACATAAGCTGTTAAGTTAGGCTTTCTAGTTGCACTTTAACTTCAAGAAATAAGTACATTAGTATGTGTTTGTGTACATGTCTTACTCAGCTAGTGTGTGTGCATCAACACAGGACACCTTGGCAGGCTGGAGAAAGCTGTAACAGTGTACACGGTTACTAGTCACAGGTAAGTTGACTCACGCAAGACCAGTGTCACTTGTCACTGGTTTTACGTTGCGGTAGAGCGCTCGTCGGGAGCGGACGACCTAGTGGGAATTCCGTGCCTGTGTGCCGTCAGATGAAAGTGCCCTGGATTTATGAATGAAACCAACGTCTGTGAAACGTTGGATGGCAGGTCTCGACCTGATATGCAGGCGTGGCCATGGTAAGGGCGGTTTTCTTCGGTGGAGTTAAATGGTCCCTTGCGTCTGATGGGCGATAACGGGTTTGTAGAGCAAATTTATCAACAATAGTTCTGAACGATACGTTTGGTATCGTCTCACGTTGAAGCATTGGCTGCTCGGACGAATGGTTCCAGCCGGCCCTGGGACAGCTCTGCTGCGCGCTTACCTTTGCCGCGATGCTGCATTTCTTGCAACTCCTAGAAGGCAGAGATGAGGAGTACTCTTTATAAAAAAACATTATCTAATGTCAGctaacgtagttcacaagtgagtgagccacacaagtgagtgagccacttttctagaatttcgtacaacctacctttccctttatttttctccacctacaactatggtacaacattcaaatgaaagcgatttagtcctagcgctaaatgcgctcagatccgacccaaaattaagcgtgcgaaaggctgcatctcactacaaagtatctcgtgcaaccctccaacgacgataccatggccaacctgctagacgcgatatccgaccaccctgccagaatttaacctcgtacgaagaggagaccattgtacgatacatcgttgacctggattcgcgagcattttcgccacgccttagtgctgttcgagaaatggccgatcgactgcttcgcgaccgcggcgcgcgacgcgtcggaacaaactgggcctcaaacttcgtacgacgacgacctgagctccagacgcgttttaatcgaagaatcgactatcagagagtcctctgcgaagatccggacgcgtatcgcgcgtggttttccctcgtacgaaacacaattgcgaagtacgggatagacgataccgatatctataactttgatgagactgggtttgcgatgggcaagatgtcctctgaaatggttgttacagcctctgaacgacgtggcaagccaagaggagcacaacaagggaatcaggaatgggttacagtaatccagggcattgggtcgtgcggctattctatcccgccgtacatcatctttgcaggcaaggtccatcttgactcctggacgtgcaacagccccctcccacccgactgggtaattacacttacagaaaatggttggacgacaaatgagaaaggcctagaatgggtacagcactttgatttccatacaaggagtcgtacgaagggtgcttaccgcctcctcatccttgatggccacgaaagccaccattctgtcgattttgagctatactgcaaggagcagaacattattacgctctgtatgccccctcattcatcgcacaagctccagccgcttgatgttgggtgctttagtcccttaaaacgggcgtacggccaagaaattgaggtccttatgcgggtgcacattacgcatattgcaaaggaagacttcctcccagccttttataaggcgtacgacaaggcaatgacaacatcaaacattcaagcaggctttagagcaactggccttgtcccgtacgatccggaacatgtgatttcacagctagatgtgaagcttcgtacgccatcacctccaggttcttctgctggcttaccagcagcttgggtcccaaagacgccaaacaacccaattgaattcgattcacattctgattttattacgaatcgcatcgtacgacatcagaatagctccccaacgtcaattattaggtatatgcagcagctgaagaaaggaattatgatggtagcccataaccaggttttaatgcaggcacaaatgactgagtatcaagaggcaaatgagcgtatgagccgccgtcgccgtacgaaaaaaaaacagcttcagaaaggtggaacacttacaatcaatcaggcaaaggATATAAAGTCTCAGATTGATGTAACGgagcagttacaggtagaaacaggtcagagtagtggtcgtgcgaggaggacagaaacacgcgcgcgacgatgtggcatctgtggagagactggacataatgctcgcacatgtcagaaagttgaatccacctctgaagaagaggattctgaatagtttaaattaatttaaggcgttgtggttgatttctcttacactttgtcgtacgggtgctagaaaagtggctcactcacttgtgtggctcactcacttgtgaactacgttatcAGTATTATATTTCTATTTATTTAACAAGCAGAAGATTGTCCCTACTAGTGTATCCTTAGTTGACTTCGCTAAAATGACGCCTATGCATAGAGAAAAGGCAACAAAACTTGCTTCTCTGGGTGCAATATGCAGGAACTAGTGAGAATCTGTCAATACAACACAGAATCCTACTTCAACTACATCGTAGAATAAGAAGAATCCCTCAATCAAGCGCATCAGTTACTCTTTCATCAATGAACCACAGGTGTATTGCATTAATTCAACACTAGGAATCTAATAGACTTACTCATTTTTGCACAAGATTGTAACGTCTATTGCATGTCCCGACGATTGCTGTAACGAATGTGCTGGGATAAGCCTGGCATCACTTCTCATGGTCAATAGATACCCGCTGCTTTGAGCCGTGGCTGGCTGTAAATGTCAAAAAGGGAAAAACTTGTCCCATAGCCTTCGATATTAGCCAGAATCTAGTGTTCTGGCTCGCACCCCCACGTGAGACCCATATCCAGCTCACCGAGTTGACAAGCGCGTTGCCATGTCCATTAAACCATATCACACCATCAGGTTCCTGTTCCCCGGTATCAGCACATGCTCTTTGACAGGCGACACTTATCAGGGGCGTGACTGGCGTAGTATTGCGCGTGCTGACGAACAGCCGACGGCCTTGGGCAGGTTTTCCCAGCGAAAGACGCAGTGATATCATTGGTATGCCGGTATTTGATGTTGTGTTCCTCATCGAATGTCGATAGGAATCGTGCCCTGATAACCACGCTCTCAGTAGTGAATTCCCTAGACTGTCCCTTGCAGCGGTTTGCATCTCGAGATGTCGATGTTGCTTTGTGCGATGGCGCGGTCTACGCACGCCTTaaggcgacgagggcccATGGCTTTGATGTTGGCTATTCAGGATATGCAACGTATTTCGGTTACGCGACCAAGGTTTCTCTGTTCCGAGGCATCCCTGTTCCCGTGGTTCCAGAGGATGTTAATCATACGATAACTAGTATATACTCAATGTTCTAGTTTCTATTCGAAGACTAAACATTGTCAAGActgcccttctcctcctcatgCGTGCCATCTATATCGTTCACCTTGTCAAGGTTATCACCTGCCGGCACATCTTCTCCATCAAATAGTGCTGCAATGCCTTCAAGAGTCATGCCACGGGTCTCGACGTAGAAGAACCACACCGTAACAATCATCGCAACTAGTACAACGACAAACACAAAGTAGTATCTCCAACCGATTGCGTCCAAAGCGATGGGATTGACGAAGATGTTGAAGAAGTTGAAAGAGTATGATGTGAGGAACATGGATGCAAGTCCCTTGGCACGGAGGTTGTATTGCCATATTTCAACCGGGTATGCCGTCAGAAAGGGGGTGAGAGCAATGTCGTAACCGAAGAAGTAACTGAACGCTGTTAGAAAGTTCGGCGCGGGCTAGAGCGGTACATCTTACATGAACAAGAAGGGGATCACGGCAGTGCCAGTCGCAGCATTCCCGGTAGTAGCAAAGCTACCAGAGAGGGCCGTGATAATGAGGTATGCGACAAGCATAATTCCACCCTTGACGAAACGAACGTCAGTAATGCAGTACTGCAAAGCCGTAGACCAGGACATCTAGGCATTCCTACCGAGGCCAAGAACAACGGCCGACGTCCGAGCCTGTGGACCGTGAAGGCTGCCAAAGTAGCCCAAATAAGGTTCCAGACCTGCAAACATGCAGAAATGAGAGTTTGGTGTGTGACCGAGGTTATACCAACAGTAGTCTAGATCTTGTTAGTGCCAATGGCAAAGTGACGCGTGAGGTAAGCGTTGATAACTCACCAGAACGCCGGTTAGGTAATAGGATACGGTTCCGCCACCCGACCACTGTGAGAAAATCCCAAGGGATATTGTGATCAACAGACGTCGACGATTGCCAGGCGTCTTGACTAGATCGAGCCATGAAGAGGACGACTGGGCGAGCTTCTCAGCCCGGAGGGCCGTTTCAATCTCATTCATTTCTTGCACCACCAGGGGCGAGTTATAGTCGCCTGCCGCGTGGATCTTGGCGAGAACCCGCCGGGCTTCCTCATTGCGGTCCTTCGAAACAAGCCAGCGAGGCGACTCGTCGATCATGATGAAGCCAGGAAGGGCAAGCAAGGGCGTGGCGATCTGAAGAGCCGACGGGATTCTCCACGCCCACGAGGAGTCGAGGTTTCTGGTCGCAAAggtcgcccaggccgaggtgACGGCGCCAACGTACCACCCGCACATGTAAAGCGACGAAGCCGTTGTTTGGTGCGTAGGGTAGGCCGACTCCGCGAGGAGCAAGGGGCAGGCCAGGAAGAAGCCCGACGCGaagcccagcagcagcctaGCGACGACAAAGGGCGCGTCGCCAGCGGCCGCTGTCTGGATCGCCGTCCCGATGAATAACAAAAGACATCCCGCCCACACACCGGGCTTCCGGCCGTACTTGTTGCATACCCATGACGATAAAGGGTAGGCCAGGACGCAGCCCAAGGCGTAGACGGCGTTGATGAATCCGAGCCAGGTTCCCTTCGGGTTATCCATGGCTACCTTCCACTGGGGAAGAGCAATCAGGCCGTTCATCAGGGAGCCGTCAAAGCCATTGGCGGAGGAGAACAAGGTAAGAGACAGGATGCAAAAGTTCAGCTTCCGGAGATGAGGCTCATGGTACCATGGCGTATTGCTAGTTTCCGCCATATTGCTGAGCTCGACAGAGGTTGGTGAGATAAGAACAAAGAACGACGTTGCCGGTTAAGAGAGCATAAAGATGGTTGGTCAGAGATGTGAAGGTAGCGAGGTCTGCCCTTATATATGAATCATGATATCTAGCATCTACTCTGTACGCACGCCTGGTATTGCAACTCATCCCCAGGAATTGCTGTTTGCCAAAATGGCATGGCCTCTATCCGTCCAGAGGAATGGCATGGCTAATGCGGAGGAACCCCCCGCACCCGACCCGGTGCCCCCGGACCCCGGACCCTGTTCCCGCAAGTGCTACACTACAGAATGCCTGAACAGATGCATATAACGGGCAGTGCTCCGCTCACGTGCGTACGTAATGACGGGCTTTGGTGGGCTATCCGGATCACTACTACCCGGATACGCCTTTTTCTAACCCCGTTTCTCGGTTTCTCGACAAGCAACCTACATAGATACAACCACGGGAATCCTCTTCGAGTCAGCAATCCAAGGCCCATCATCCATAGCCCGTGTACATACGGACCACAAGAGAATGTCCATGAATACACAGAGTAATCAAAGAAAACGGGTCCCAACAGCCTGTCTGGCCTGCCGAGCAAAAAGGACCAAGGTAGGAGGAGGACAGGCGTCTCAAGTGCCGTATCTGCCCCTACAAACTGCGCCGCTCTAACAATACCGCTTTCAGTGCGACGGCGACCCAATCCAATGCTCAGCCTGCAAGTATCGCGGGTCCGCCTGTGAATATGTACACACTCCCAATAACCGCAAGTAAGTTTTCTCATGCACAAGTCCCAAGTCCCCTGGACTGGACTCTCACtagctcgtcgtcgagcaggggAGGGCCCTGGCTTACCGCATCTCTGTGCAGACCTCCACGGAAGGAATACGTTGCCGCGCTGCAGGCTCGCGTGAAGACTCTTGAAGCCGAACTGGCCCTCGCACGCGAATCCGGGTGGGGCGGCGATTCTGGGTCCGTTGCAGGGACTGAGCCGCCGGCGTTCAACAACAAGGATGACGTTGCGTCGCCCGAGTCCACGGCCAGCCACGGCACCTCCGGgacatcgtcggcggcgatcgAGGAAGTCACCGACATCCTCGGGCGATTTGCCATCGGAGACGGGGGAGAGCTGTGCTATTTCGGCTCTCGGAGCAACTTCAACCTCATGAGGAGCTCGACAGTCCGCTCAACGTCCAACATGGGCATGCAACGCAGAGGCTacgaggcggccgcggcccAGGTAGGGCTTGTCGAGGTGTCCCGGGATCTTCAATCgcatcttctccatctctttTGGAGCTGGCAAAACTCTTGGCAGTACATCGTGTGCGAGGGTCCGTTTTTGCAGGATCTCGGCAGTCATCCAGACAGCCCCTTTGGACGGTTCTGCTCGCCTGCTCTCTTGTACGCCATCCTGGCACTGGCTTCACGGTACACCGACGACATACGCGTCAGGACCGATCCCGAAGATCCGCGGACGGCGGGAGATGCCTTTGCGGCCCAGGCCCGGGTCATGCTGCTCTACGAGTGTGAGACGCCAACCCCGACCACCGTCCAGGCCCTCGCCCTAACCTGTTTGCGCGAGATGGCCCTCAACAAAGAGGCTCTCGGGTGGATGTACTGCGGCATGTGTGTGCGCATGGCCATCAACTTGGGAATGCACCTAGACTGCTCCCCGTGTGTTTCGGAGGGGACTCTCAGTgccgaagaggccgaagTGAGAAACGTCACATGGTGGGGGTGCTACGTCCTGGACAAGTATCGTCTTCTCTTATCCTTCCCCGGCAAGAAGAGCCAGTGGCTAATTCCCAAGCAGGCTCTTCAACATCGGCCTGGGTAGGCCGTCCATGATACAAGCCCGGGACGTGACAGCCGAGCCACCCAACACCTGCTGCATGGAGGAGCTTCGCCCGTGGCAAGCGACAGATGTTCTGCCCAATCCCATCTTGGCTACTGCATCTCATAATGTCACGAATGCCATCTACACCTGCAAACTTTTCACCCTCATGGGCGATATTCTCGACTCCATGTAAGCCCGAAACCCTTACGGCTTTCAGAAACAGAAAAAGGCTATGTGAAGCGTCAGACTTCTAACAAAATGCCCAGTTACACCCCATCAGACAGACGACGACCCGGGCTTCATATCAGAAACATAGTATCGGAAGGCCACGTGAAGCTTGTCAAGTTCTTGGACGCGTTACCGGCCTGTCTACGTATTTCCAAATCATCACGGCACCCTTCACCGCCACATGTTTATCAACTTCAGTAAGCAAACTCTCACTACACACGCACGCCCCGATGGTCTGTATCTATGGCGCGACCATTTCGCTAACGCCCGCACATTCTTCAATACCATGTTATCATGATCCTGCTTCATCGGCCCTTCCTCCAGTCAACTCGCCCCTTTCAGGGATTCACTCTGTCAGAAACGGGCCGATTTGATGTTCATACGGTGTCATGCCGCAAGGCAGCTCAGTGGATCGCCACCATCCTCCAAATCTACCATAAAAACTTCACTCTGGTAAGTCCGCCTCTCCGCTCACTGGCGCAATCCGTCCGTCGCTGACAGGCACGGCTGGGAAAAAGCGAAAGCTTCCAATCTCTGCCGTGCACTGCGCCTTCACGGCCGCCGTGATATTTCTCGCAGACGCGACctcggaagacgacgagctccAGCAAGAGTCCTTGAAGAACCTCAAGACCTGCTACCGGAGTCTGCAGGGGATGAGGACCGCGTGGGGCTGGAGTGAGCGCGCCATATCCGCCTTGGAGCAGATCGCGATACGGTGGAAAGTCGAAATCCCCGGCGTAGAGGCGGCCGCCCCCCCAACGGGAATGGACTGTGAAGACGAAACGACTAGTACTTCCACGCATTTGAGAAAGGGGGGGCCATCTGGCGGAGAAGTACCAATTCCGGCGGACGATTCATCTGCTCAGCAACCAGTGGACAACTGGCTGGATCTAGATACCCTCTTGAGTTGTTCTGTAGAGTAGCGTCTCATCCCGTCGAATCTCGGCTGAGCGCAACGTCATCTCGGCACTATCACTAGGTACTCGCAAGGTCAAGAGCGAAAAGCTTATCAGGTAGTTACACTTATGGCATGACAGTCTATGCACATCAAGGCCATACACTGGTCAACGGAAGAATGATTGCCGATATAGTGGATTCGCGAACGACTAAAGGTGGCTTTCCGCCGGCCGCGGGGAAGTCTTGGGAACCCCCCATATGTTCCCCAGACACCCCAGACTCTATCTAGATTGGTCCACAGACCCTGCATATCCGGCTTTGCATTACCCGGATTCCAAGTATCTCATACGAAAGCAGAGATGCGCCATATACGGGTTCCAGGACGATTCGTCTTGGGCCAGCACTACCCGGATACTGTCCATCGTACCATCGATACATGCAAGGTCATCGTATCTCGGCAAGTGGATCGAACTGTACGATCGATACATTCGATAAGGCGGAATCGTCCAAGTGCGGAATTCAGAATATCCAATCGTCTTGCTCGTGGAGTCATGGAGATAACAACCCAACAATCAGGTGTCTGTTCCCCAAATATCTTCTCTCATTTAATAAAGGCTGGGCAGACGTTCCGTGGGTAGCCCAGACGTCTGCATCACACAACAAATCATCACGATACTGTGCAGCCCGTCGTACACGGTTACAACTCACACTTGTCTCTCCATTCTTCCAACCTCCTACGCATCATCATGTCTATCCGTCAGTGGAAAGCCGCCGTCTGCCAGTCGGAGCCTTGCTGGTTTGACAAGGATGCCGCTATCGAAAAGTCGATCAAGCTCATCAAGGAAGCCCACAGCAACGGCGCGTCCCTGATTGCATTTTCCGAAGTCTGGGTCCCGGGATACCCCAACTTCCTCTGGTCTGGAAACTACAAGGAGAACATCCCGCTTGTCCAGAAGTACATGCAGAACAGCATCTCTGCGTACGGAGACGAGATGCTGCAGATTCGCCAGGCCGCGGCAGACAACAAGATTtacgtcggcttcggcttcaGCGAACGTGTTGGTGCCAGTCTGTATCTGGCCCAGGCGCTGATCGGCCCCGACGGGAACATTCTGCTTCACCGaaggaagacgaagccgaccCACGTTGAGCGGACGCTTTTCGGTGACTCGACGGGCGACTCCCTCACCACTGTCGTGGACACACCTCTGGGCAAGATTGGAATGCTCAACTGCTGGGGTAAGTTAAAGTCTTTCTGCTCGAGTCGAGTCCCCCTGCTTAATACTCGTGAGTCGTGCTGACTGCCTAGCCAGAGCATCTCCAACCTCTTCTCAAGTACCACACCTACGCTCAGGGCGAGCAGGTCCACATTGCCGCGTGGCCCTTCAACGGGGACTTCAACAACGGCATCGAGCCGTGGTcgctcttcaacgaggccaACGAGCTCACGGCGAGCCGCATGtacgccctcgagggcgccgtctACGTGCTCTGCACCAACCAGCCGCTGTCTCCCGAGGGAAGCCGGCTCAACAGTGAAGGCCAGGGCAGCGCCGACCCGGGGAGCTTCATGCTgagcgggggcgggggccgggccgccgtcttcggcccCGACGGCCGCCAGCTCACCGAGCCCACGGAGCGCACGTACGACGGGCTCGTCTACTGCgacatcgacctcgacaagATCGACTACGCCAAGACCTTGACCGACTGCGTGGGCCACTACTCCCGGCCCGACCTCcttcgtctcgtcgtcgacgaccagcCCAAGAACTACGTCACCCGCGTCTCTCCGGAGAAGCCGACCAACACGATCTACCACTCGACCGTCGGGGACGGAACCTTGCTGTCGACGCACAAGACTCTCAGCGAGATTCTTAGGGCGAAGCGGGAGAAGAACGAGAGGGATGCTGCAGTGGCCGATGCTGCCTAGAGCTAGGCTCGTCAGGGTTGGATGAGAATGCGGATGGTACTTTCTGCGATATCAGCTGTGTATATAATAAACCTTGGTCATCTCTGAAACTCGCAGGAGAACCCAAATACATGATGCTCCCGACGTTGCATCCACTCTGCCAATCGGGGATTTAATGTTGGGCGTCGACGGAACGCTCGCTGCGTTGGTGCAGTCATCGTTACAAGCGATCATTCCAGGGACACGACAGAGGCTGCCATTTCCGGAAACCTGGCCATGAACTCGGGCGACATTGTCCAGTTCTTCAGGTTCCTCACGTGC includes these proteins:
- a CDS encoding C6 transcription factor, with translation MILLHRPFLQSTRPFQGFTLSETGRFDVHTVSCRKAAQWIATILQIYHKNFTLRKLPISAVHCAFTAAVIFLADATSEDDELQQESLKNLKTCYRSLQGMRTAWGWSERAISALEQIAIRWKVEIPGVEAAAPPTGMDCEDETTSTSTHLRKGGPSGGEVPIPADDSSAQQPVDNWLDLDTLLSCSVE
- a CDS encoding Sugar transporter — protein: MAETSNTPWYHEPHLRKLNFCILSLTLFSSANGFDGSLMNGLIALPQWKVAMDNPKGTWLGFINAVYALGCVLAYPLSSWVCNKYGRKPGVWAGCLLLFIGTAIQTAAAGDAPFVVARLLLGFASGFFLACPLLLAESAYPTHQTTASSLYMCGWYVGAVTSAWATFATRNLDSSWAWRIPSALQIATPLLALPGFIMIDESPRWLVSKDRNEEARRVLAKIHAAGDYNSPLVVQEMNEIETALRAEKLAQSSSSWLDLVKTPGNRRRLLITISLGIFSQWSGGGTVSYYLTGVLTTVGITSVTHQTLISACLQVWNLIWATLAAFTVHRLGRRPLFLASYCITDVRFVKGGIMLVAYLIITALSGSFATTGNAATGTAVIPFLFIYFFGYDIALTPFLTAYPVEIWQYNLRAKGLASMFLTSYSFNFFNIFVNPIALDAIGWRYYFVFVVVLVAMIVTVWFFYVETRGMTLEGIAALFDGEDVPAGDNLDKVNDIDGTHEEEKGSLDNV
- a CDS encoding C6 transcription factor is translated as MATPAYQVVRSRRALYRNVKPVTSDTGLAFLQPAKVSCVDAHTLADLRPYRPATAEITTVPSCRNLFHPTPGDEDFPLLPRNLLPCDSRPTLSNLVPFRCAVGFNTAGSGPYDDSDTEAGRAAALGIYTDPIAAHRRIRTLRILTTVVVCLCV
- a CDS encoding Glutathione-dependent formaldehyde-activating enzyme is translated as MSSSDLGPKPKIITGGCLCGALRYTITFPESHDFASDALTCQCTQCRKQSGALFVAFHRAPWPFRWSTAAGTRTLKEFSITPVAKRGFCTECSSWLYYRAEEEPWASLCVGTVDQEVLIGSSGGGNNEGGGFGRALVNGLGGHEWCENEILGVTDDIPLLRKGLRNQTSGGESTIAKAKL
- a CDS encoding ATP-dependent DNA helicase pif1 → MLSLQVSRVRLPPRKEYVAALQARVKTLEAELALARESGWGGDSGSVAGTEPPAFNNKDDVASPESTASHGTSGTSSAAIEEVTDILGRFAIGDGGELCYFGSRSNFNLMRSSTVRSTSNMGMQRRGYEAAAAQVGLVEVSRDLQSHLLHLFWSWQNSWQYIVCEGPFLQDLGSHPDSPFGRFCSPALLYAILALASRYTDDIRVRTDPEDPRTAGDAFAAQARVMLLYECETPTPTTVQALALTCLREMALNKEALGWMYCGMCVRMAINLGMHLDCSPCVSEGTLSAEEAEVRNVTWWGCYVLDKLFNIGLGRPSMIQARDVTAEPPNTCCMEELRPWQATDVLPNPILATASHNVTNAIYTCKLFTLMGDILDSM
- a CDS encoding Cyanide hydratase; translated protein: MSIRQWKAAVCQSEPCWFDKDAAIEKSIKLIKEAHSNGASLIAFSEVWVPGYPNFLWSGNYKENIPLVQKYMQNSISAYGDEMLQIRQAAADNKIYVGFGFSERVGASLYLAQALIGPDGNILLHRRKTKPTHVERTLFGDSTGDSLTTVVDTPLGKIGMLNCWEHLQPLLKYHTYAQGEQVHIAAWPFNGDFNNGIEPWSLFNEANELTASRMYALEGAVYVLCTNQPLSPEGSRLNSEGQGSADPGSFMLSGGGGRAAVFGPDGRQLTEPTERTYDGLVYCDIDLDKIDYAKTLTDCVGHYSRPDLLRLVVDDQPKNYVTRVSPEKPTNTIYHSTVGDGTLLSTHKTLSEILRAKREKNERDAAVADAA